A single region of the Brassica rapa cultivar Chiifu-401-42 chromosome A03, CAAS_Brap_v3.01, whole genome shotgun sequence genome encodes:
- the LOC103859007 gene encoding peroxidase 28: MKIAKFSVLLLILYIFPVAFSQLRVGFYSQSCPNAEIIVQNLVRERFGLDPSITAALTRMHFHDCFVQGCDASLLIDPTTTQPSPEKNAGPNGSVRGYELIDEIKTALEAQCPSKVSCSDIVTLATRDSVFFGGGPSYVVPTGRRDGFVSNSEDAEGILPGPGLPVPDMLTFFGNKGMDVFDAVALLGAHTVGIGSCGNFVDRLTNFQGTGQPDPTMDPGLAGRLRNTCSAGGSQFAALDQSTPFAPFSFDNLFYTQIRERKGVLLLDHLLATHPSTSGVVFQYAANNELFKRQFAIAMVKMGSVDVLTGFAGEIRRNCRAFN, from the exons ATGAAGATTGCCAAGTTTTCTGTTCTTCTCCTAATTTTATACATCTTTCCAGTCGCTTTTTCGCAACTGAGAGTCGGATTTTACAGCCAATCCTGCCCTAATGCAGAAATTATAGTACAGAACCTAGTCCGCGAGCGGTTTGGTCTTGACCCTTCAATCACAGCTGCCTTGACTAGGATGCATTTTCATGACTGTTTTGTTCAG GGCTGCGACGCTTCTCTCCTTATAGACCCAACGACGACTCAACCATCACCGGAAAAGAACGCCGGGCCAAACGGCAGCGTGAGAGGGTACGAACTGATCGACGAGATCAAGACGGCTCTGGAGGCTCAATGTCCCTCCAAGGTCTCTTGCTCAGATATAGTCACGCTCGCCACACGTGACTCGGTCTTCTTTGGTGGAGGACCAAGCTACGTGGTCCCAACCGGACGACGTGATGGCTTTGTTTCGAACTCTGAAGACGCCGAAGGGATCCTCCCGGGACCAGGCCTCCCAGTCCCAGATATGCTAACGTTCTTTGGGAATAAAGGGATGGATGTTTTTGATGCAGTGGCTCTTTTGGGTGCTCACACGGTTGGAATAGGATCTTGTGGTAATTTTGTGGATCGACTCACCAATTTTCAAGGAACCGGACAGCCTGATCCCACTATGGACCCCGGTTTGGCTGGCAG GCTAAGGAACACATGTTCAGCTGGAGGCAGCCAATTTGCAGCTCTGGACCAGTCGACACCATTTGCCCCATTCTCATTTGACAACTTGTTTTACACTCAGATCAGAGAGAGGAAAGGAGTTTTACTACTTGATCATCTGCTCGCGACACACCCATCCACTTCCGGTGTTGTGTTTCAATATGCGGCCAACAACGAACTATTCAAACGCCAGTTCGCAATCGCAATGGTGAAAATGGGAAGCGTTGACGTCCTGACCGGGTTCGCTGGTGAGATCAGGAGGAACTGTAGAGCTTTCAACTAA